TTACTGCTTTTTCCACAACCAAGTTGGATCACTTTGGGCTTCCTTCTGGACATGTTTTTACTATAAATCAATTATTGGCTGGGACCTATCCACCTAAATACTCTTTTCTACCTAACTTAGCTCAAAAATATCATTATGGAGCAGACATTCTTGGAGCAATAGTATCAAAGTTTTCTAACTGTCATCCGGAAATTTCACTTGATGTTTTACTAATTGTTTTTTTGAATCTAAGTTTTCTTGCTCTTTATGCACTTGCAATAAAGTTTTGTAATTCAAGTCCAGTAAACAAGTATTTAGTACCTTTTGCAGCGTTTTTAGCATGGGGACCAATAACAAATTTATTTATTAAAAATCCTGGAGAAAATATTCCACAAAAGTTTCTTGAGAAGATACAGTATCTAACTCAAAGCAGATTAATTGATGCAGCACAATGGTCTGGGCTTGTGCTTCATTGGTTTTTTGCCCCACCAATTGGAATTGGAATTTTCTTTTTTTTAATTGCTTTGTATTTGGTTTATAACTTCTTGGATGGGAAAAAAGGTTACAAATCTTTGTTTATTTTAGCAATCTTTCTTAGTAGCTTAGTAATTATAGATATTACAAAATTTATCGTAGTGATTGCTGGATTACTAATATACATAATCTTTAAAGCATCTGAATTAATCTTTGAAGAACCTAAATCAATAGCTGAAAAAGACTTACAGTTTTCATTTAAAAGTTTTGGTGTATTGTTTGTTGTAATTTTAGTTCTTTGCTTAATTCATGAGAATTGGTTTACTTTCAACAAAGCCTTTGTTCCACTTATGTCATTTTACAAATTTGGCACTACAAATTTACCAAGTGATTATAATCCAGTGAAAGCCAGTCTAATACTACTCATTATTTTTAGCTTTGGATATTACTTGGCTAATAAGCAAAAAAATAATTGGGTTTCATTTCTTATACCTTATTTTATAGTTAGTATGGTAACTCCATTTCTTTTTACGATACCCAATGCTGGTATTGGCAAATTATTTATGGCAGGAAACTACATTGGAGCATTTGCAGTACCTTTAACAATTGATTTTGTAAAAAACAAATTTAATTTTAAAGAACAGAAACTAACTGTTTTTTACATTGCTATCTTTATACTACTTAGCTTCAGCACATTTATGTTTTGGGCATTTGGAGATAAGACTAAACCAACTTTTTTAACTCAAGGTGGTAAATTAAAATTTTCAGGTAAGCAAGTATTCCCCTACAAAGACAATTTAGAAGAAATGGAATTTGCAAAAAATCTGAGATCAAATAAATTTAAAAACTCAACAATATTAAGTGAACCCATGTATGGTGGAATATTAACTGTTAATTCAGGATTATTTGGTACATGGCCAATTATAGGTAATTTCTACGAAGAAAATCCAATTAAAAAGGAAGTTATTGATTCAGTACTTGCAAATTTTAACTCTCTATTTACACTTAACAGTAAACTGCTTCAAGGACAAAGGATTCGTATACTATACTTAACCCCTAAACTAGTAAGATACATTTTGTCACCCAAAGCAAGACAGGTCTTATTAGCTACTGAATTAAATGGTGGCGGAAAACTAATATACTCAAACAATAAAGATCTAGCTCAATTAAAGGAGACATATTTTATTGATCCTAAAAAACTAACTTATGACTCAGTCCTAAATTATGGTAAGAAGTTAAAAAAATATCTTAAGTCTGCAAATTTAAAAAACAATCACCCCATGTACTTAAAACAAATTGCAGAATGTCCATATTTTGGTATTTATAATGCAATGTCAAATGACTTTGACGGAGATAAAATTTCAGACATAGCATTTTTCGATTATAATTCAAAAAAATGGACTACTATTTATGGAAAGGATCTACAAGAGGAAGAAGTTGATTTAAATAGTTCTATATTCGCAAATTATAATGGTAACTTGTTTACTCCTGTTCCATCAGATTATGATGGTGATGGAAAAACAGATATAGCATTCTTTAATGAAAATAATGGAACCTGGAATATCTTACAATCCTCAAATTTGCAAGTCGATTCAAGCAAACAATTCGGGATACTTATAGAAGAACTTCCTCTGCCTGCATATCTGGATGAGGATTTAAAAACAGATCTATCTTGCTTTAATGCTAACCATGGAACATGGTATTCTGGAACAACAACTAAAGGTACTTATAGTAATAACTTTGGTCTTTCGCCATTAGATATTCCTGCTTTTGCAGATGTAGACGGGGATAAGCAGGCTGATTATATTATTTACAAACCAGACACAAAATTACTCGAAGTTTATCTGTCAACAAAATCATTTGACAAATCTGATCACTTAAAACTAATCATAGGAAATAATAATGCAAGGCTTATCCCTGGAGATTATGATGGTGATAAAAAAGTTGATCTGGCAGTATGGACGCCAGAAAGTGGAGAATGGGAAATAGCTTATGCCAAAGATTTGTTAACAGCAAAAAGTAAACCACAAGAATCAGCACCTTTTATTGGGTGTGGAGCAACAAGACAGTTAAATGAGGATTCTCAGCCATGCTTAACAAAAATAGTAAAGCTAGGGAACGCTGGTGATATTCCAATACCAGGAGATTATAACGGTGATGGAAAAACTGAAATTGCAATTTATCATATATCTATAGGACAGCTTGAAATTTTGCTTGATGGTGAAGTCAAGAAAAAAATCGATTTGTCAAAATACAAAAATTTAACTCCAGTAAGTTTTATTGGAGTATAAAAGTCTATTCCCACTCAAGAAAAATTTCACTGTATCCTGGATATGCAGGATACTGTAATTCTATTTTACCTGTTGATGTAATCGAAAACGGTTCTTCAAAATTAAGAGCAATCTTATTGACAAGCATTTTATCTAATTTAATTCGCCATATCATTTTTTCTGGATGAATAAACTCGTAAGAATTGCTGAATACTTGGTTGTCATCTAAATATGCTCTTAAAGAAAGTTTCCGCCAGCCCTGAATAGAATTTGGTGCTCTTGTAATCAACCAAATAGATTTAATATGTGCAGGATGCTGTGGAGTTATATTTACAGAAGCAGGTCCAGGACTTCTTGCAGCCCAGCTTGTTGCAGGATTATTGTCAAAAGCTTTGTTTACATTGAAGTCGCTGTTAAATTCGCTTGAGGAAGTCACGATTAATGGAATGTATAACATTTTTTCTTTTGCCGACTGCCATGAAGGGGATATTTCGTAAATGATATCTGAAACAGGTTTGAACCATGCCTCAAGTTTTTTAAACTGTCCAGGATCCTGTGT
This DNA window, taken from Candidatus Melainabacteria bacterium, encodes the following:
- a CDS encoding VCBS repeat-containing protein, translating into MSFIVAIVVSLILVFLFGFIGHIVTKELKLGEENKLLSHLIKIALGGAAFLIVINLAGNILKDFNWALILTFLVIIALATWKNQETISVFKKLNKSSVKEFFSKIKQSTDKYFWILIGVINFIYGITAFSTTKLDHFGLPSGHVFTINQLLAGTYPPKYSFLPNLAQKYHYGADILGAIVSKFSNCHPEISLDVLLIVFLNLSFLALYALAIKFCNSSPVNKYLVPFAAFLAWGPITNLFIKNPGENIPQKFLEKIQYLTQSRLIDAAQWSGLVLHWFFAPPIGIGIFFFLIALYLVYNFLDGKKGYKSLFILAIFLSSLVIIDITKFIVVIAGLLIYIIFKASELIFEEPKSIAEKDLQFSFKSFGVLFVVILVLCLIHENWFTFNKAFVPLMSFYKFGTTNLPSDYNPVKASLILLIIFSFGYYLANKQKNNWVSFLIPYFIVSMVTPFLFTIPNAGIGKLFMAGNYIGAFAVPLTIDFVKNKFNFKEQKLTVFYIAIFILLSFSTFMFWAFGDKTKPTFLTQGGKLKFSGKQVFPYKDNLEEMEFAKNLRSNKFKNSTILSEPMYGGILTVNSGLFGTWPIIGNFYEENPIKKEVIDSVLANFNSLFTLNSKLLQGQRIRILYLTPKLVRYILSPKARQVLLATELNGGGKLIYSNNKDLAQLKETYFIDPKKLTYDSVLNYGKKLKKYLKSANLKNNHPMYLKQIAECPYFGIYNAMSNDFDGDKISDIAFFDYNSKKWTTIYGKDLQEEEVDLNSSIFANYNGNLFTPVPSDYDGDGKTDIAFFNENNGTWNILQSSNLQVDSSKQFGILIEELPLPAYLDEDLKTDLSCFNANHGTWYSGTTTKGTYSNNFGLSPLDIPAFADVDGDKQADYIIYKPDTKLLEVYLSTKSFDKSDHLKLIIGNNNARLIPGDYDGDKKVDLAVWTPESGEWEIAYAKDLLTAKSKPQESAPFIGCGATRQLNEDSQPCLTKIVKLGNAGDIPIPGDYNGDGKTEIAIYHISIGQLEILLDGEVKKKIDLSKYKNLTPVSFIGV